The candidate division WOR-3 bacterium genomic interval CCAAATACGGTGCATCCTTAACTTATGCCCAAGGAAAAATTTATCTCTTAAAAGGAAACAACACACCTGAATTTTGGCAGTACACCCCGATAACAGAAATATCTAATATTAATTGCCAACAAAATCTACTTCTGCCTCATCAGGAAACAATCTCTCACAATAATTCTTTACCAGTTATTAATCCAATTCTATTCATAAAGAATTCCACAATTTTCTTTAATGTCCTACGCGCAAGCAAAGTTGTAATAAAACTCTACAACTCTTGTGGAAGATGTATTGAAGTCATAAATAATGATTTTCTTGAAGTTGGAACTTATCAGTACCGCCTTGACTTTTCTTTACTTCCTAAAGGTATCTATTTCTTAAAGTATGAAGATATAACCAGCAAAGGGACATTAAAAATATTCAAAGGATAAGCCAATTAATCAATCAACAATATCACATTTAACTCTATTGCAATATTACGAGATTAAGATTCATTAGATACTTCTCACCTTTTTAATTTCCTTCTTGACGATTAGATTTTTTTGATTATATTCTATCTGTCAGGTACAATGCAACTATACTATGAAACTATTCGATTAATTTTGTTTCTGAATAAATATAAAATTAAGCCTCGGTGTTTAATAAATAATTAACAAAAAAGATGAAAAAAAATCATCCTAAGCCAGTTGTAACCAAAAGTAAGTCTGGTATTGAAATTGAAGTTATTAAAGAATTTTGTAAAGGTTGTGGTATTTGTGTTGAGTTCTGCCCTAAAGATGTTTTAACTATTGGCTCTGACTTAAAGGTTAATGTCAGTAATATCGAGGCTTGTAATGGCGATATGCTCTGTGAATTACGTTGTCCTGATTTCGCAATCTTTGTCACTAAACCCAAAAAGAGCAAATGATTATCCTAGAAAGTACAAATAATTCAGAACCTATAAATAAATATGCAATTATTATCTGGTAATGAGGCATGCGCTATAGGTGCAATTAGAGCCGGCGTACGGTTTTTCGCTGGTTATCCGATTACACCTTCAACAGAAATTGCGGAAATAATGTCTGAAGAACTTCCTAAAATCGGCGGTATTTTTATTCAGATGGAAGATGAAATTGCCAGTATCTGTGCAATGATTGGTGCTTCGGCTGCGGGTATGAAATCAATGACCGCAACTTCTGGTCCGGGGTTTTCTTTAATGCAAGAAGGTATTGGTTATGCGGTAATGACTGAAGTTCCTTGTGTAATTATTAATGTCCAGCGTGGTGGACCAGCTACTGGCCTACCAACCAAAGTCGCTCAAGGTGATATTATGTCCGCACGATGGGGCACTCATGGTGACCATCCAGCAGTTGCTTTAACTCCTTGGAGTGTCGCCGAATCTTACTCATTAACGATTAAAGCAGTTGAAATTGCTGAACGCTTGAGATTGCCTGTAATCGTTTTAAGTGATGAAATCGTTGGTCATATGAGAGAAGTCGTCTCCTTGCCTAAATCAGTTGCAATTGATACACCCAAGAAACTAATTAAATCTGCTAACGACTATTTGCATTATGATGATGATACCAATTATGATGCACAAATTGCTCATTTTGGTGATGGTTATCGAATTCATATCTCAGGATTGACACATCGTAAAGATGGCTTCCCAACTAATGACCCTAAAACTATTGCTTGGAAGATGATGCGATTAAAAAATAAAATTGACCAGAATAAACATTGGCTTTATAGTTTTGAACATTTAGATGTTGATAGTGACACTGTCATCATATCCTATGGCAGTTCTGCCCGCACCTCTTTAGAAGCAAAACAAGAATATGAATCAGCCCATAGCAAAAAAATTGGCTTTTTACGGTTAATAATGATTTGGCCATTTCCTTACCAACAATTATCTGAGATCTTAAAAAACGCTAAACGAGTAGTTGTGGTGGAAATGAATCAGGGACAGATAATAAAAGAAATTGCCAGCACCGTTGGTCGAAATGTCGAGGTTGTCGGCGTCAACCGGGTTGATGGAGAATTGATAACTCCTGAAGAAATTTTAGCAGTATTATGAAACAAATATTTGACTATTTACAATCTATTGGCTACGATGAAACCAGAAATCCTTGATTATTTACGATTAGATGACCGATTTCCGCACATTTTGTGTCCGGGTTGTGGAATTGGTTCAGCAATGAACTCATTAGTTCGTGCAATTAATGAATCGGGCTTGAATAAAAATGAGGTTTGTGTTGTCTCAGGTATTGGTTGTTCTTCGCGTGTTCCTGGTTACCTCGATTGTGACACCTTCCATACTTTGCACGGCCGGGCAATTCCCTCAGCAACTGGTGTAAAACTTGCCCGTCCCAATATGGAAGTAATCGTTATTGCCGGAGACGGTGATTTACTGGCAATTGGTGGTAATCATTTTATTCATGCGGCGAGAAGAAATCTTGATATGACAGTAATTGTAATTAATAATTTCAATTATGGTATGACTGGCGGACAATTTTCACCCACAACGCCTCAAGGTAAACGAGCCGCAACCGCTCCTTATGGTTGTGTCGAAAGAGCATTTGATATTTGTGAAATGGCTAAAGCCGCAGGTGCGGTCTTTGTTGCCCGAAGTACAACTTATCATACACCTCACCTTAAAGGATTAATCAAACAAGCCATTAAGAAAAAAGGATTTGCCGTGGTTGAAGTTGTTTCTCAATGTCCGACACTTTATGGTCGATTAAACCGAATGGGCGATGCAGTAAAAATGCTTGAATATTTTAGAGACAACTCAATCACTGCATCTTCAATTCAAGAACCCAAAGATGCGGAAGGGAAATTTGTTATCGGTGTTTTGCACGACACTGAA includes:
- a CDS encoding 4Fe-4S binding protein, with amino-acid sequence MKKNHPKPVVTKSKSGIEIEVIKEFCKGCGICVEFCPKDVLTIGSDLKVNVSNIEACNGDMLCELRCPDFAIFVTKPKKSK
- a CDS encoding 2-oxoacid:acceptor oxidoreductase subunit alpha, yielding MQLLSGNEACAIGAIRAGVRFFAGYPITPSTEIAEIMSEELPKIGGIFIQMEDEIASICAMIGASAAGMKSMTATSGPGFSLMQEGIGYAVMTEVPCVIINVQRGGPATGLPTKVAQGDIMSARWGTHGDHPAVALTPWSVAESYSLTIKAVEIAERLRLPVIVLSDEIVGHMREVVSLPKSVAIDTPKKLIKSANDYLHYDDDTNYDAQIAHFGDGYRIHISGLTHRKDGFPTNDPKTIAWKMMRLKNKIDQNKHWLYSFEHLDVDSDTVIISYGSSARTSLEAKQEYESAHSKKIGFLRLIMIWPFPYQQLSEILKNAKRVVVVEMNQGQIIKEIASTVGRNVEVVGVNRVDGELITPEEILAVL
- a CDS encoding 2-oxoacid:ferredoxin oxidoreductase subunit beta, with translation MKPEILDYLRLDDRFPHILCPGCGIGSAMNSLVRAINESGLNKNEVCVVSGIGCSSRVPGYLDCDTFHTLHGRAIPSATGVKLARPNMEVIVIAGDGDLLAIGGNHFIHAARRNLDMTVIVINNFNYGMTGGQFSPTTPQGKRAATAPYGCVERAFDICEMAKAAGAVFVARSTTYHTPHLKGLIKQAIKKKGFAVVEVVSQCPTLYGRLNRMGDAVKMLEYFRDNSITASSIQEPKDAEGKFVIGVLHDTEAPEFYEVYKKVVETAQKKK